A window of Microbacterium hominis genomic DNA:
GGTTCGGCCTCGAGAAGCTCGCATCAGCGGCCATGGCCGTCGTGGCGATCGGCCTCATCGCGCGCAGCCTCGCACCGAACTCCGGGCTCCTGCTCGCGGGAACCGCGCTCGTGTTCGCCGGCGTCGGCAGCGGCAACGTCCTGCTTCCGCCGCTGGTGAAGCGCTACTTCCCCGATCGCATCGGGCTGATGACGTCACTGTTCTCGACCACGATGGCGGTCGCCTCGTTCGTGCCCCCGCTGCTTGCGGTGCCGATCGCCGACGCGACGTCATGGCGTCTGTCGCTGGGTCTGTGGGCGGTGTTCGCGGCGGCGGCGATCATCCCGTGGGTGACCATGATCCTGCGCCGGCCGATCGCCGGCCCCGTCGACGACGACGACATCGAGCAGCCCAGCCCCCGTGTGTTCGGTCGCCTGTGGCGACTGCCGACCGCGTGGGCCCTCATGTTCGGGCTGGTGGTGTCGAGCTCCATCGCCTACACGTCGTTCGCCTGGCTGCCGACGCTTCTCATCGACACGGCCGGTGTCACACCGGCCGGCGCCGGTGCACTGCTGGCCCTGTTCGCCTCGATGGGCCTGCCGTGCTCGGTGCTGGTGCCGCTGCTGGTGACGCGGTGGAACGCCACCCTGCCGCTTTTCCTCACGGCGTTCGCCGCGGGGGTCGTCGCCGTCGCGGGGCTGATCGTCGCGCCGGCGGCCGCACCGTGGCTCTGGGTGACGCTGCTGGGCATCGCGACGCTCACGTTCCCGCTCGTGCTCGTGCTGATCGGACTGCGCACCCGCACCCACGAGGGCTCTGTCGCGCTGAGCGGGTTCGTGCAGAGCATCGGCTACGCGGTCACGGCGATCGTGCCTCTGGGCTTCGGTCTGCTCCACGAGGCGACCGGGTCATGGAACGGGCCGCTCCTGGTGCTCGCGGTCGTCATCACGGCGGCGGTGCCGGCCGGCGTCGTCGCCGCGCGACCCCGCACGATCGAGGACGAATGGGAGCTCCGTCGCGGCACCTGGTGACGCGCACGCGACGCTCGGCGAAAGAGCCGGGAACTCACAGCCGGTTCGCGAGGTCGGGTGTTACTTTCGGCCCGTGACGTCCGATGCGACTTCGACGATGACGATGCGCAGCAGCATCCCGCCCTCGCACCTCGAGCGCGCGGTGCGCGCGGAGATCGTGCGCGCAGAGAGCCCCGAGCGGCCGATCCGCCGCTTCATGCGCCGGGCCCGCGAGTGGGTGGCGGCGCATCCGCGGGTGGAGGTCGCGTACAAGGTCGCCGTCGCGATCGTCGGCGGCATGCTCGCCGTCGGCGGACTCATCCTGGTGCCGCTGCCCGG
This region includes:
- a CDS encoding MFS transporter, with translation MTTPRPLWHGRALALVGIVLFAFSLRSAVASLSPLFGLIAADFPVSSAVIGLIGTAPAVCYAVFGLLTPALERRFGLEKLASAAMAVVAIGLIARSLAPNSGLLLAGTALVFAGVGSGNVLLPPLVKRYFPDRIGLMTSLFSTTMAVASFVPPLLAVPIADATSWRLSLGLWAVFAAAAIIPWVTMILRRPIAGPVDDDDIEQPSPRVFGRLWRLPTAWALMFGLVVSSSIAYTSFAWLPTLLIDTAGVTPAGAGALLALFASMGLPCSVLVPLLVTRWNATLPLFLTAFAAGVVAVAGLIVAPAAAPWLWVTLLGIATLTFPLVLVLIGLRTRTHEGSVALSGFVQSIGYAVTAIVPLGFGLLHEATGSWNGPLLVLAVVITAAVPAGVVAARPRTIEDEWELRRGTW
- a CDS encoding TIGR02611 family protein — protein: MTMRSSIPPSHLERAVRAEIVRAESPERPIRRFMRRAREWVAAHPRVEVAYKVAVAIVGGMLAVGGLILVPLPGPGWLVVFLGLAVLGTEFHWARRIAAWLKRMLDRFWTWWRARRARKAAAKAAA